CtcgatcttagacttccagcctccagaacctgagaaataaatatctgttgcttgagccacccagtctggggTATTTTGTTGACAGCCCTGGCAAACTCATACAGGGGCAGAGTTACAGTTGTCTTTATGATTATTGTTTCCACTCCAAATACTTTCTTTCCAGGATCCCCAGATACTCACGACAGCCTTGTGATGTTGACCCCTTGATACTCAGGGATTTCGCGATAAACGTGAGCCATCTGAAAGGCAAGGAGGTCACGGTGTCATCCCAGACGCCCCAACGTGGAGCCTGCCAGGTCTTTCCATAGGAATTCAGGAAGGCAGAGGATGGACTTGCTGCATCCCCCattccctgtgaggagctggcAGGGGCACACTGTCCAGATGGGGTGGTCCCTCCTCAGAGACCAGCCCTATCCCTGGGGCCCTCCCACTGGCCCTTTCATGGaacctttctttgtcttttcacaAGCTCTCTGGCAAACCCTGAGGAAAGGAGTGAGCTGAGAAACACAAACATGAGAACAGCCCTCAACTGCTTTCTTCACCTCTAGAGTTAACGACTCCTCCCTGAGTTACCGACAGGGACTTGCTTTCCCAGGCTCACCTCTTGTGTGAATGTATCACTGAAGTTCTTGAATTCTACAGAATTCCGGTCTTCTAGCTCTTTGGTGAACTCCCTACTGGTCACTGTCACAGTCATTTCTACTTGGGCAGAGACGGTCTCTGGTGGGGAGTCTAAGGGGGTCAAACAGAAGCACCACTTACTGAGAACAGAGCCCGCCTCCCACCCCAAGTTCCTTCCCAAGGAGACCCACACTTCAGCAATTCTGCCCTGAGCAAGGGAGTGGGCTAGGTctaccacccccactcccacacaGGTCTCACCagagagcctctggagggagggGAGTACATTGTATTCTTCATGGCTTTGGGATGGAACCCAGGGGATCTCTGGCCTTACATTATCTTAGAGAATTTCACATACTTTTTGTATTCTCCTCCAGTACACACTCATTTATCttaagtgcattttaaaatacaaattctatgCCAGATTTATGTTTTGTTCCAAACTATACCTTcctgctttattcattttttaatgtttcaactTTATTACCACTGAGTTAAATGGTTGTCCCCAGAAGAGGCCATATTCCTGGGCATGCAGAGGGCAGTAATAGGGGCTCAGGATTGGGGAGAGCAGGGCCCTGTGGTTCTACTCACCTATCTCAATGCTCGGGACCACATCCTCGCACTTTGGCCCTTGGAAGAGGCCAACGCACACACACTTAATCCCATCCCAGTAGCCTCCATTCTTGCAGGTCATGACCTCGTACTGGCACTGGTCTCCTTGGAAGCCGTTGGGGCAAACACAGACCTGCCCATTCCACGTTCCTTCATTTTTGCAGTCCACTGAAAAGGACAAAGCCCCACTTACCCACACATATTTGCATAACACTTTACAGCTTGCAACACATTTTCACAGATACTGTCTAATTTGATACTCTCATGAGACCCTGGAATAGGCAGGACAGTTAGTGTCATCCCTATTTTATGGATGGGACAAGTGAGGTGGAAAGAGGCTAAGAGACCTGCCCAATGATCCATGTGGATGCTGGACTTGACCTGGTCTTAGAGTATTCCAGTATGATTTACTTTAGCCCTGAAGAGCAAGGAATGGAAAATCTAGTATTGTCAGGGGTGAGGGACAACACAGGCAAggctgaggaagagaaaagaaaaaacagaaactaaGAGTACCCAGAAGAACTTGACCAATCTAGGTTATAGCAGGCCTGTGAATGAGTATGTAATTATCTCTGCAACACCTGCTTCAGGAGAGCTCATACTGGAAATTGTTGTCATGGTGACTATTCAtgattcctctttattttctggGATGTAGAGTTTGAGGGAGGAATGTAAACTTCATTTAGACAGAAGATGGTTACAAACAACTCTCAATATCTATGCCAATCTATTTGGAAAAGTGAGATCTCTGTTCCCTTTGGCTTTTCTTGAAAAGAGCTGTTCATGCACAGACTTGTATTCCAGGTAAGGTTTGTCTAGCTAGGCACATGAGATATGCACATACTCTAGGAAACCCTGCCCCACCTCTTCCTCCCAGTCTACTCCTCTCCTACCAGTTTCAGAGTGCATAGGCCACACCCATCACATCACACAGCCTCTGGTTACAGGCCTTTGGTTCAAGACATTCAGAAAGAGTGAAAGAGTTGAGTCAAGAGTGGTGTCCTGGGCACAAGAAAGATCCATAAATCCTAaatcagcctctctctctctctctctctctctctctctctctctctttttctctctgtgttgtgTGTTACTGAAGATGTCCAGACCTGATCTAAGTGATGAGCACAAGCTTGTATGAAGCAGCAAAAGCACCCACTGGGATGTGTCACCTGTTGCCCAAAGGTCTACAGGGAAAGCCAACCTCCAGGGAATAAGAGGAAGATGAAGGGAGGCTATCTGCCTTCAGAAAGCTGACCAATATCAGCTGTGGGCCTGGTGGTCATGCATTTACTGCAAGACACCTGTGGGACTTCCTAGGGACACAAGTTCCAGACCTCCCCCTAAAGATGCTCAGCACCTCTGTCTGAGAATCAGAGTTCAACTAGACAATGCCACATTGGAGAGAAACCAAAGAACAAAGCCACATAAAATAAaagccaggcaaaaaaaaaacctccagaggAAGAATTCACAAAGCGCTGATGAAATGCGGTAGCCAAATGCTGAAGAACTTCCCTTCATCTTCCTCAATTCAAGAGAGGATAGGGTAGGGCACTATCCTGGAAAACACAGATCATATGTCTCTAGGCATATCTATAGTTTATCTAAACCAATAAATGTCTTTAAGTATTTTAACTAGTACATTTATCTTAATGCCAAATATCCTCTCTCACTGATAATCAATCTCACAAGTATAATagtatattgtataatatatattgtatattatatattacataatgacACTATATTATAATGGTAGGCATGGAGTGGGGCAGTCTCATTTTATCCAGAGCAAAAAGAACTGGGTGGAAGttccagagacagaaaaaagacagGGAGGCATAAGGATACAGAAATATTCAAGGGCATAGAGGCAGAGCTCAGAgctgataaaaataaatctgcttggaaaacttgggtggctcagtggttgagtgtctgtctttggctcagggcgtgaccccagaatctggggattgagtccagcattgggctccctccttgcagggagccggctttTCTCtacctctgactatgtctctgcctctctctgtgtgtgactctgataaataaataaattaaatctttaaataaaaaaaaaaaacttctttggCTTCTATGGTGGAtgcacagaaaataagaaaaaacaaaataaatgaatggtagCAGAGAGATAGTTGCCAAAGACATATATGAGTACTAttgacaacaacaataacaaaaaccaaaacaaaaaccaaaaaaccttaACATTTAAGCATGAGCAAAATCAATGAGATAAACCACTAAAAGGACACATAATCCAAATGAAATATAGGAAGTTCATGAGATTATAGGATATAACACATGATGGGACAGAGCTTCACAGAATATAAAAGGAAGATATGGAGTGTGCAGACACTCTGCTGGGGACTCAAGCTGTCCAGGCAAAGAGAGATGAAGTATGTTGTATGATAAAATGGACCTAGTTCAAGAATCAGTGGGCAGGACAGAGATCAGAGAAAATGTGACTGCACTGAGGACAATTGATCCAAAGGAAACAAGtaagaacaaaataagaattaGGATAAAGGTCTAAGAAGCCCACAGGGACAGATTGAAAACATATGTAGGCttcaaaaagcaaatacaaaatattacttACATGGTGTGGTTGCTGGAGTAGTAGATGTAGGGGCAGTGGTCGAGCTCTGCGTGGTAAGTGTTGTCCTGGAGGTAGAGGTGGACTGAGTCCTTGTGGTGACAACCACAGGAGTCACAGATGTGGAGGAGGCAGAAGTTGTTGCAGATGGTATTGTCTGTGGGCTACTTATTGTGGAAGCTGGAGTGGTGGTGACACTACCAACAGAGGTTGTAGAAGTCTCAGCTCCTGTATAAGAAGACAAAGTGGTACCACTCAATGTAAAAGTGGTGGATGTATCAGTCACTGGAGAAACTGAGCCTGCTGAGGTGCTCTCAGCTGGTAGTGTTGGGGGTGGAATACTCTCTGTGACAGATGAACTGGTGGTGGAACTCTCAACAAAAGCTGGGAATGTGGTCATACCTGGAGAAGCTGTTGCGGTTGAGGTAGAGTCAGCTGAAGGTGTTGGCGATGGGCTACTCTCTGTGAGAGCTGCGGTGGTGGTGGCAGTATCTGGAGGAGCAGGAGATGTGGTTCTGTCTGGAGAAGGGGTTGATGTGACCCTGTCGGAGGAAGCTGTGGATGTGCTGTAGTCTGGAGAAGCAGTTGATGTGGTGGAGTCTGGAGAACCTGTTGATATGCTTGTGTTTGGAGCAGTTGTAGATGTGCTCCCAATTGAAGAGGCTGGAGATGTGCTTGCGACTGGAGATGTTGACGTGCTAGTGTCTGCAGAAGCTGTTGATGTGGTCACGTCTTGAGAAGAGGTTGATGTGCTTGCATCTGGAGAAGCTGTGGATGTGGTGGCATCTGGAGAAGCTGTGGATGTGGTGCTGTCTGGAGAAACTGTTGATGTGCTCATGTCTGGGGATGCAGTTGATGAGGTCATGACTGGGGAAGGTGTTGATGTGCTCGCATCTGGCCAGGCTGTTGATGTGGTCATGTCTGGATACGTCGTTGATGTGGTTGCGTCTGGAGAAGTTGTTGATGTGCTGGTGTCTAGAGATGCTGTTGATGTGCTCGTGTCTGGAGACACTGTTGATGTGCTCATGACTGGGGAAGCTGTTGGTGTGCTCGCATCTGGCCAGGCTGTTGATGTGGTCATGTCTGGAGACGTCGTTGATGTGGTCGCATCTGGAGAAGTTGTTGATGTGCTGGTGTCTGGAGATGTTATTGATGTGCTCGTGTCTGGAAACGTTGTTGATGTGGTCACGACTGGGGAGGCTGTTGGTGTGCTCCCATCCGGCCAGGCTGCTGATGTGGTCATGACTGGATACGTCGTTGATGTGGTCACATCTGGAGATGTTGTTGATGTGCTGGTGTCTGGAGATGTTGTTGATGTGCTCGTGTCTGGAGACGCTGTTGATGTGCTCATGACTGGGGAAGCTGTTGGTGTGCTCGCATCTGGCCAGGCTGTTGATGTGGTCATGTCTGGAGATGTCGTTGATGTGCTCGCATGTGGAGATGTTGTGCTGGGGTCAGGAGAAGCTGTTGATGTGCTCATATCTGGAGAAACTGTTGATGCAGTGGCTTCTGGAGAGGCTGTGGATGTGCTCGAATCTGGAGACGTTGTTGACGTGCTGGTGTCTGGAGAAGCTGCTGATGTGGTCGCGTCTGATGAAGTTGCTGATGTGGTCATGAATGGGGAATCTCTTGATGTGGTCGCAGCTGGAAAGGTTGATGTACTGTTGTCTGGAGATATTGATGAGCTGGTGTCTGGAGAAGCTGTTGGTGTGCCTGTATCTGGAGACACTGTTAATGTGCTTGCAACTGAAGAAACTGTTGATGTGGTGGCATCTGGAGAAGCTGTGGATGTCGTGCTGTCTGGAGAAGCTGTTGATGTGCTTGTGTCTGGAGATGTTGTTGATGTGGTCATGACTGGAGAAGCTGTTGGTGTGCTCACATCTGGCCAGGATGTTGATGTGGTCACGTCTGGAATAGCAATTGATGTGGTGACGTCCGGAGATGTTGTTGATGTGGTCCCATCTGGAGACACTGTTGATGTGGTAACGTCTGGGGACGCTGTTGATGTGCTCATGTCTGGAGTAGCTGCTGATGTGGTCGCATCTGGAGAAGCTGCTGATGTGGTCCCGACTGGAGACACGGTTGATGTGGTCATGTTTGGAGAAGCTGTTGATGTGCTCGTGTCTGGAGAAGCTGTTGATGTGCTCGCATCTGGCCAGGCTGTTGATGTGGTCATGTCTGGAGCTGTTGTTGATGTGCTGGTGTCTGGAGATGCTGTTGATGTGGTCCCATCTGGAGAAGCTGCTGAAGTGGTCCTGTCTGGAGATACTGTTGATGTGGTCACATCTGGAGGCTTTGTTGATGTGCTTGCATCTGGAGAAGCTGATGATGTGGTCCCATCTGGAAACACTGTTGATGTGGTGATGTCTGGAGAAGCTGTTGAGGTGCTCGCTTCTGGCAAGGCAGTTGATGTGGTCATGTCTGGAGAAGCAGCTGAAGTAGTCACGTCTGGAGCCACTGTAGATGTTGTCGCATCTGGAGAAGCTGTTGATGTGCTGGTGTCTGGAGACACTGTTAATGTGGTCCTGTCTGGAGAAGCTGTTGATGTGCTCACATCTGGAGAAGCTGTTGATGTGCTCATGTCTGAAAACACTGTTAATGTGGTCACGTCTGGAGGAGTGGTTGATGTGGTCGCATCTGGAGAAGCTGTTGATGTGGTCCCATCTGGAGACGATGTTGATGTGGTCCCATCTGGAGACACTGTTGATGTGGTCACATCTGGAGAAGCTGTTGATGTGCTGGTGTCTGGAGACACTGTTAATGTGGTACTCTCGGGAGATTCTGTTGATGTGGTCACATCTGGAGAAGCTGTTGATGTGGTCATGTCTGGAAAAGCTGCTGATGTGGTCCCGTCTGGAGACACTGTTGATGTGGTCGCATCTGGAGAAGCTGTTGATGTGCTCGTGTCTGGAGACATTGTTGATGTGGTCACATCTGGAGAAGCTGCTGATGTGGTCCCGTCTGGAGACACTGTTGATGTGGTCGCATCTGGAGAAGCTGTTGATGTGCTCGTGTCTGGAGACACTGTTGATGTGCTCACGTCTGGAGAAGCTGTTGATGTGCTCACATCTGGCCAGGCTGTTGATGTGGTCCCTTCTGGAGACGCTGTTGAAGTGGTCATGTCTGGAGAAGCTGTTGATGTGCTGCTATCTGGAAACACTGTTAATGTGGTCCTGTCTGGAGACACTGTTGATGTGGTCAAGTCTGGAGAAGCTGTTGATGTGCTTGCATCTGGAGAGGCTGTTGATGTGGTCATGTCTGGAGTTGTTGTTGATGTGCTGGTGTCTGGAGACACTGTTGATGTGGTCCCATCTGGAGAAGCTGTTGATGTGCTTGCTTCTGACCATGCAGTTGTGGTCACATCTGGAGAAACTGTTGATGTGGTCGCATCTGGAGAAGCTGTTGATGTGCTCATGTCTGGAGACATTGTTGACGTGCTCATGTCTGGAGAAGCTGTTGATGTGCTCGCATCTGACCAGGCTGTTGATGTGGTCCCTACTACAGATTCTGTTGATGTGCTAGTGTCTGGAGACACTGTTAATGTGGTCCTGTCTGGAGACGCTGTTGATGTGCTGGTGTCTGGAGACACTGTTAATGTAGTCCCATCTGGAGACACCATTGACGTGGTCAAGACTGGAAAACCTGTCGATGTGCTCGCATCTGGCCAGGCGGCTGATGTGGTCCCCTCTGGAGACTCTGTTGTTGTGGTCACGTCTGGAGAAGTGTTTGATGTGGTCGTGTCTGGAGCAGATGATGATGTGGTCCCATCTGGAGACAATGTTGATGTGGTCATGTCTGGAGACACTGTTGATGTGCTCATGTCTGGAGAAGCTGTTGATGTGCTGGTGTCTGGAGACACTGTGAATGAGGTCCTGTCTGGAGAAGATGTTGATGTGCTCACATCTGGAGAAGCTGTTGATGTACTGGTGTCTGGAAACACTGTTAATGTGGTCTGGTCTGGAGACACTGTTGATGTGGTCAAGTCTGGAGAAGCTGTTGATGTGGTCATGTCTGGAGTTGTTGTTGATGGGTTGGTGTCTGGAGACACTGTTAGTGTGGTCTTGTCTGGAGAAGCTGTTGAAGTGCTTGCTTCTGGCCAGGCAGTTGTGGTCACATCTGGAGAAGCTGGTGATGTGGTCGCATCTGGAGAAGCTGTTGATGTGCTCATGTCTGGAGACATTGTTGACGTGCTCATGTCTGGAGAAGCTGTTGAGGTGCTTGCTTCTGGCCAGGCAGTTGATGTGGTCCCTACTACAGATTCTGTTGATGTGCTGGTGTCTGGATACACTGTTAATGTAGTCCCGTCTGGAGACAATGCTGATGTGGTCATGTCTGGAGACACTGTTGATGTGCTCACATCTGGAGAAGCTGTTGATGTGCTCGTGTCTGGAGAGGCTCTTGATGTGGTCGCGTCTGGAGAAGCTGCTGATGTGGTCCCATCTGGAGACACTGTTGATGTGCTCATGTCTGGAGAAGCTGTTGATGTGCTCGCATCTGGCAAGGCAGTTGATGTGGTCCCTTCTGGAGATGCTGTTGATGTGGTCACCTCTGGAGAAGTTGCTGATGTGGTCGCGTCTGGAGAAGCTGTTGATGTGGTCCCATCTGGAGACGATGTCGATGTGGTCCCATCTGGAGACACTGTTGATGTGGTCATATCTGTAGAAGCTGTTGATGTGCTCGTGTCTGGAGACACTGTGAATGTGGTCCTGTCTGGAGAAGCTGTTGATGTGCTCACATCTGGAGAAGCTGTTGATGTGCTCGTGTCTGGAGAGGCTGTTGATGTGGTCCTGTCTGGAGAAGCTGCTGATGTGGTCCCATCTGGAGACACTGTTGATGTGCTCATGTCTGGAGAAGCTGTTGATGTGCTCGCATCTGGCAAGGCTGTTGATGAGGTCCCTTCTGGAGATGCTGTTGATGTGGTCATATCTGGAGGAGTGGTTGATGTGGTCGCGTCTGGAGAAGCTGTTGATGTGGTCCCATCTGGAGACGATGTCGATGTGGTCCCATCTGGAGACACTGTTGATGTGGTCTCATCTGGAGAAGCTGTTGATGTGCTGGTGTCTGGAGACACTGTGAATGTGGTCCTGTCTGGAGATGTTGTTGATGTGCTCACATCTGGAGAAGCTGTTGATGTGCTCATATCTGGAAACACTGTTAATGTGGTCCCGTCTGGAGACACTGTTGATGTGGTCAAGTCTGGAGAAGCTGTTGATGTGGTCATGTCTGGAGAAGCTGTTGATGTGCTTGCATCTGGCCAGGCTGTTGATGTGGTCCCATCTGGAGAGGCTGTTGATGTGGTCATATCGGGAGAAGCTGTTGATATGCTGGTATCTGGAAACACTGTTAATGTGATTCGGTCTGGAGACACTGTTGATGTGGTCAAGTCTGGAGAAGCTGTTGATGTGCTTGCATCTGGAGAGGCTCTTGATGTGGTCATGTCTGGAGTTGTTGTTGATGTGCTGGTGTCTGGAGACACTGTTGATGTGGTCCCATCTGGAGAAGCTGTTGATGTGCTCGCTTCTGGCCAGGCAGTTGTGGTCACATCTGGAGAAGCTGGTGATGTGGTCACATCTGGAGAAGCTGTTGATGTGGTCATGTCTGGAGACACTGTTGACGTGCTCATGTCTGGAGAAGCTGTTGATGTGCTTGCATCTGGCCAGGCTGTTGATGTGGTCCCCTCTGGAGACGCTATTGATGTGGTCACGTCTGGAGAAGTGGTTGATGTGGTCGTGTCTGGAGCAGCTGCTGATGTGGTCCCGTCTGGAGACAATGTTGATGTGGTCATGTCTGGAGACACTGTTGATGTGCTCACGTCTGGAGAAGCTGTTGATGTGCTCGTGTCTGGAGACATTGTTGATGTGGTCCCGTCTGGAGAAGCTGCTGATGTGGTCCCATCTGGAGACACTGTTGATGTGCTCATGTCTGGAGAAGCTGTTGATGTGCTCACATCTGGCGAGGCTGTTGATGTGGTCCCGTCTGGAGATGCTGTTGATGTGGTCACGTCTGGAGAAGCGGTTGATGTGGTCGTGTCTGGAGAAGCTGCTGATGTGGTCCCGTCTGGAGACAATGCTGATGTGGTCATGTCTGGAGACACTGTTGATGTGCTCATATCTGGAGAAGCTGTTGATGTGCTGGTGTCTGGAGACACTGTGAATGTGGTCCTGTCTGGAGAAGATGTTGATGTGCTCCCATCTGGCCAGGCTGTTGATGTACTGGTGTCTGGAAACACTGTAAATGTGGTCCGGTCTGAGACACTTTTGATTGTGTCAAGTCTGGAGAAGTTGTTGATGTGCTTACATCTGGAGATGCTCTGATGTGGTCATGTCTGGAGATGTTGTTGATGGTTTGGTGTCTGGAGACCTGTTAGTGTGGTCCTGTCTGGAGAAGCTGTTGACGTGGCTTGCTCTAGGCCAGTG
The genomic region above belongs to Vulpes lagopus strain Blue_001 chromosome 3, ASM1834538v1, whole genome shotgun sequence and contains:
- the MUC17 gene encoding mucin-17; protein product: MTTSTAWPDASTSTASPDTSTSTASPNMTTSTVSPVGTTSAASPDATTSAATPDMSTSTASPDVTTSTVSPDGTTSTTSPDVTTSIAIPDVTTSTSWPDVSTPTASPVMTTSTTSPDTSTSTASPDSTTSTASPDATTSTVSSVASTLTVSPDTGTPTASPDTSSSISPDNSTSTFPAATTSRDSPFMTTSATSSDATTSAASPDTSTSTTSPDSSTSTASPEATASTVSPDMSTSTASPDPSTTSPHASTSTTSPDMTTSTAWPDASTPTASPVMSTSTASPDTSTSTTSPDTSTSTTSPDVTTSTTYPVMTTSAAWPDGSTPTASPVVTTSTTFPDTSTSITSPDTSTSTTSPDATTSTTSPDMTTSTAWPDASTPTASPVMSTSTVSPDTSTSTASLDTSTSTTSPDATTSTTYPDMTTSTAWPDASTSTPSPVMTSSTASPDMSTSTVSPDSTTSTASPDATTSTASPDASTSTSSQDVTTSTASADTSTSTSPVASTSPASSIGSTSTTAPNTSISTGSPDSTTSTASPDYSTSTASSDRVTSTPSPDRTTSPAPPDTATTTAALTESSPSPTPSADSTSTATASPGAETSTTSVGSVTTTPASTISSPQTIPSATTSASSTSVTPVVVTTRTQSTSTSRTTLTTQSSTTAPTSTTPATTPLDCKNEGTWNGQVCVCPNGFQGDQCQYEVMTCKNGGYWDGIKCVCVGLFQGPKCEDVVPSIEIDSPPETVSAQVEMTVTVTSREFTKELEDRNSVEFKNFSDTFTQEMAHVYREIPEYQGVNITRLSAGSIVVEHEIILKTKFTPEYKDVLNKVTQKVTEKIQNVTKHQITINNTCPALLCYNTTATKVQNVTVTQYDPEKECKEKAGKDYAAYFFVEYKDQKPNCINRCMPGFNSTMNCNFGKCQLDHSGLRCYCLSTDTDWYSGETCEFSTKKSLVYGLVGAAGATVLLILVVLLMFALRSKKEVKRQKSRVTELYKWHEEDGGPTPGTFRNIGFDMYEDQDDSIHLDSIYNNFQPSLDHIDSETKIKIQRPQVMMTSI